A part of Eriocheir sinensis breed Jianghai 21 chromosome 51, ASM2467909v1, whole genome shotgun sequence genomic DNA contains:
- the LOC126982652 gene encoding uncharacterized protein LOC126982652 isoform X37: MQVKICVALRCGGKRVARADLEEFLGQLTRGGRLDSFFLYIHEEKVALLQANQPITDPGTEWLFEGESRGTHTMVKAATLEENDDTNELEDYTDEHYEERKAYLEKVFSVEDEDDIDEQKDSNEDNYKEWEAYLKKVFSVEDEDDIDEMEDSNEANYKEWKAYLEKVFSVDDDDDGDADEVTSELREASDAGNEGADEVTSELREASDAGNEGADEVTSELREASDAGNEGAEEVTSELREASDAGNEGADEVTSELREASDAGNEGADEVTSELREASDAGNEGADEVTSELREASDAGNEGADEVTSELREASDAGNEGADEVTSELREASDAGNEGAREATSADQEVPHQGESSAPVAVSATPATASHAYRSLAVPHRFISRLAGPEDRHLEDLRRSYGVQIARIKRTLHVKGHRDSVLQCHNFIRAKIAEWRRCETAEAH, from the exons ATGCAGGTCAAAATCTGCGTGGCGCTGCGCTGCGGCGGGAAACGTGTGGCCCGCGCCGACCTGGAAGAGTTTCTCGGCCAGCTGACGCGTGGTGGCCGCCTGGACTCTTTCTTCCTGTATATACACGAAGAAAAAGTCGCCCTCCTGCAGGCCAATCAGCCAATTACGGACCCAGGTACGGAATGGCTTTTTGAGGGAGAGTCACGAGGCACACACACAATGGTTAAGGCTGCGACTcttgaagaaaatgatgatactAACGAATTGGAAGACTATACTGACGAACACTACGAAGAAAGGAAGGCTTACCTCGAAAAGGTATTCTCcgttgaggatgaagatgatattGACGAACAGAAAGACAGCAATGAAGACAACTACAAAGAATGGGAGGCTTACCTCAAAAAGGTATTCTCcgttgaggatgaagatgatatcGACGAAATGGAAGACAGCAATGAAGCCAACTACAAAGAATGGAAGGCTTATCTGGAAAAGGTATTCtccgttgatgatgatgatgatggtgatgcagacgaggtgacctccgagttgcgggaagcctccgatgctggaaatgaaggagcagacgag gtgacctccgagttgcgggaagcctccgatgcagggaatgaaggagcagacgaggtgacctccgagttgcgggaagcctccgatgctggaaatgaaggagcagaagag gtgacctccgagttgcgggaagcctccgatgctggaaatgaaggagcagacgaggtgacctccgagttgcgggaagcctccgatgctggaaatgaaggagcagacgaggtgacctccgagttgcgggaagcctccgatgctggaaatgaaggagcagacgag gtgacctccgagttgcgggaagcctccgatgctggaaatgaaggagcagacgag gtgacctccgagttgcgggaagcctccgatgctggaaatgaaggagcagacgaggtgacctccgagttgcgggaagcctccgatgcagggaatgaaggagcacGTGAAGCAACGTCTGCAGACCAGGAAGTTCCCCATCAAGGCGAGTCATCTGCACCAGTGGCCGTctctgccacccccgccactgcctctcaCGCTTACCGCAGCCTGGCTGTGCCTCATAGATTCATCAGCCGCCTTGCAGGCCCCGAGGACCGCCACCTCGAGGATCTGCGGCGGAGCTATGGGGTACAAATCGCGCGGATTAAGCGAACCCTTCATGTGAAGGGCCACAGAGACTCAGTTCTGCAGTGCCACAACTTCATTCGTGCCAAAATAGCAGAGTGGCGGAGGTGCGAGACCGCTGAGGCTCATTAA
- the LOC126982652 gene encoding uncharacterized protein LOC126982652 isoform X20, producing the protein MQVKICVALRCGGKRVARADLEEFLGQLTRGGRLDSFFLYIHEEKVALLQANQPITDPGTEWLFEGESRGTHTMVKAATLEENDDTNELEDYTDEHYEERKAYLEKVFSVEDEDDIDEQKDSNEDNYKEWEAYLKKVFSVEDEDDIDEMEDSNEANYKEWKAYLEKVFSVDDDDDGDADEVTSELREASDAGNEGADEVTSELREASDAGNEGADEVTSELREASDAGNEGAEEVTSELREASDAGNEGADEVTSELREASDAGNEGADEVTSELREASDAGNEGADEVTSELREASDAGNEGADEVTSELREASDAGNEGADEVTSELREASDAGNEGADEVTSELREASDAGNEGADEVTSELREASDAGNEGADEVTSELREASDAGNEGADEVTSELREASDAGNEGAREATSADQEVPHQGESSAPVAVSATPATASHAYRSLAVPHRFISRLAGPEDRHLEDLRRSYGVQIARIKRTLHVKGHRDSVLQCHNFIRAKIAEWRRCETAEAH; encoded by the exons ATGCAGGTCAAAATCTGCGTGGCGCTGCGCTGCGGCGGGAAACGTGTGGCCCGCGCCGACCTGGAAGAGTTTCTCGGCCAGCTGACGCGTGGTGGCCGCCTGGACTCTTTCTTCCTGTATATACACGAAGAAAAAGTCGCCCTCCTGCAGGCCAATCAGCCAATTACGGACCCAGGTACGGAATGGCTTTTTGAGGGAGAGTCACGAGGCACACACACAATGGTTAAGGCTGCGACTcttgaagaaaatgatgatactAACGAATTGGAAGACTATACTGACGAACACTACGAAGAAAGGAAGGCTTACCTCGAAAAGGTATTCTCcgttgaggatgaagatgatattGACGAACAGAAAGACAGCAATGAAGACAACTACAAAGAATGGGAGGCTTACCTCAAAAAGGTATTCTCcgttgaggatgaagatgatatcGACGAAATGGAAGACAGCAATGAAGCCAACTACAAAGAATGGAAGGCTTATCTGGAAAAGGTATTCtccgttgatgatgatgatgatggtgatgcagacgaggtgacctccgagttgcgggaagcctccgatgctggaaatgaaggagcagacgag gtgacctccgagttgcgggaagcctccgatgcagggaatgaaggagcagacgaggtgacctccgagttgcgggaagcctccgatgctggaaatgaaggagcagaagag gtgacctccgagttgcgggaagcctccgatgctggaaatgaaggagcagacgaggtgacctccgagttgcgggaagcctccgatgctggaaatgaaggagcagacgaggtgacctccgagttgcgggaagcctccgatgctggaaatgaaggagcagacgag gtgacctccgagttgcgggaagcctccgatgcagggaatgaaggagcagacgag gtgacctccgagttgcgggaagcctccgatgcagggaatgaaggagcagacgaggtgacctccgagttgcgggaagcctccgatgcagggaatgaaggagcagacgaggtgacctccgagttgcgggaagcctccgatgcagggaatgaaggagcagacgaggtgacctccgagttgcgggaagcctccgatgcagggaatgaaggagcagacgag gtgacctccgagttgcgggaagcctccgatgctggaaatgaaggagcagacgaggtgacctccgagttgcgggaagcctccgatgcagggaatgaaggagcacGTGAAGCAACGTCTGCAGACCAGGAAGTTCCCCATCAAGGCGAGTCATCTGCACCAGTGGCCGTctctgccacccccgccactgcctctcaCGCTTACCGCAGCCTGGCTGTGCCTCATAGATTCATCAGCCGCCTTGCAGGCCCCGAGGACCGCCACCTCGAGGATCTGCGGCGGAGCTATGGGGTACAAATCGCGCGGATTAAGCGAACCCTTCATGTGAAGGGCCACAGAGACTCAGTTCTGCAGTGCCACAACTTCATTCGTGCCAAAATAGCAGAGTGGCGGAGGTGCGAGACCGCTGAGGCTCATTAA
- the LOC126982652 gene encoding uncharacterized protein LOC126982652 isoform X18, translated as MQVKICVALRCGGKRVARADLEEFLGQLTRGGRLDSFFLYIHEEKVALLQANQPITDPGTEWLFEGESRGTHTMVKAATLEENDDTNELEDYTDEHYEERKAYLEKVFSVEDEDDIDEQKDSNEDNYKEWEAYLKKVFSVEDEDDIDEMEDSNEANYKEWKAYLEKVFSVDDDDDGDADEVTSELREASDAGNEGADEVTSELREASDAGNEGADEVTSELREASDAGNEGAEEVTSELREASDAGNEGADEVTSELREASDAGNEGADEVTSELREASDAGNEGADEVTSELREASDAGNEGADEVTSELREASDAGNEGAEEVTSELREASDAGNEGADEVTSELREASDAGNEGADEVTSELREASDAGNEGADEVTSELREASDAGNEGADEVTSELREASDAGNEGADEVTSELREASDAGNEGAREATSADQEVPHQGESSAPVAVSATPATASHAYRSLAVPHRFISRLAGPEDRHLEDLRRSYGVQIARIKRTLHVKGHRDSVLQCHNFIRAKIAEWRRCETAEAH; from the exons ATGCAGGTCAAAATCTGCGTGGCGCTGCGCTGCGGCGGGAAACGTGTGGCCCGCGCCGACCTGGAAGAGTTTCTCGGCCAGCTGACGCGTGGTGGCCGCCTGGACTCTTTCTTCCTGTATATACACGAAGAAAAAGTCGCCCTCCTGCAGGCCAATCAGCCAATTACGGACCCAGGTACGGAATGGCTTTTTGAGGGAGAGTCACGAGGCACACACACAATGGTTAAGGCTGCGACTcttgaagaaaatgatgatactAACGAATTGGAAGACTATACTGACGAACACTACGAAGAAAGGAAGGCTTACCTCGAAAAGGTATTCTCcgttgaggatgaagatgatattGACGAACAGAAAGACAGCAATGAAGACAACTACAAAGAATGGGAGGCTTACCTCAAAAAGGTATTCTCcgttgaggatgaagatgatatcGACGAAATGGAAGACAGCAATGAAGCCAACTACAAAGAATGGAAGGCTTATCTGGAAAAGGTATTCtccgttgatgatgatgatgatggtgatgcagacgaggtgacctccgagttgcgggaagcctccgatgctggaaatgaaggagcagacgag gtgacctccgagttgcgggaagcctccgatgcagggaatgaaggagcagacgaggtgacctccgagttgcgggaagcctccgatgctggaaatgaaggagcagaagag gtgacctccgagttgcgggaagcctccgatgctggaaatgaaggagcagacgaggtgacctccgagttgcgggaagcctccgatgctggaaatgaaggagcagacgaggtgacctccgagttgcgggaagcctccgatgctggaaatgaaggagcagacgag gtgacctccgagttgcgggaagcctccgatgctggaaatgaaggagcagacgag gtgacctccgagttgcgggaagcctccgatgcagggaatgaaggagcagaagag gtgacctccgagttgcgggaagcctccgatgcagggaatgaaggagcagacgaggtgacctccgagttgcgggaagcctccgatgcagggaatgaaggagcagacgaggtgacctccgagttgcgggaagcctccgatgcagggaatgaaggagcagacgaggtgacctccgagttgcgggaagcctccgatgcagggaatgaaggagcagacgag gtgacctccgagttgcgggaagcctccgatgctggaaatgaaggagcagacgaggtgacctccgagttgcgggaagcctccgatgcagggaatgaaggagcacGTGAAGCAACGTCTGCAGACCAGGAAGTTCCCCATCAAGGCGAGTCATCTGCACCAGTGGCCGTctctgccacccccgccactgcctctcaCGCTTACCGCAGCCTGGCTGTGCCTCATAGATTCATCAGCCGCCTTGCAGGCCCCGAGGACCGCCACCTCGAGGATCTGCGGCGGAGCTATGGGGTACAAATCGCGCGGATTAAGCGAACCCTTCATGTGAAGGGCCACAGAGACTCAGTTCTGCAGTGCCACAACTTCATTCGTGCCAAAATAGCAGAGTGGCGGAGGTGCGAGACCGCTGAGGCTCATTAA
- the LOC126982652 gene encoding uncharacterized protein LOC126982652 isoform X17 produces MQVKICVALRCGGKRVARADLEEFLGQLTRGGRLDSFFLYIHEEKVALLQANQPITDPGTEWLFEGESRGTHTMVKAATLEENDDTNELEDYTDEHYEERKAYLEKVFSVEDEDDIDEQKDSNEDNYKEWEAYLKKVFSVEDEDDIDEMEDSNEANYKEWKAYLEKVFSVDDDDDGDADEVTSELREASDAGNEGADEVTSELREASDAGNEGADEVTSELREASDAGNEGAEEVTSELREASDAGNEGADEVTSELREASDAGNEGADEVTSELREASDAGNEGADEVTSELREASDAGNEGADEVTSELREASDAGNEGADEVTSELREASDAGNEGADEVTSELREASDAGNEGADEVTSELREASDAGNEGADEVTSELREASDAGNEGADEVTSELREASDAGNEGADEVTSELREASDAGNEGAREATSADQEVPHQGESSAPVAVSATPATASHAYRSLAVPHRFISRLAGPEDRHLEDLRRSYGVQIARIKRTLHVKGHRDSVLQCHNFIRAKIAEWRRCETAEAH; encoded by the exons ATGCAGGTCAAAATCTGCGTGGCGCTGCGCTGCGGCGGGAAACGTGTGGCCCGCGCCGACCTGGAAGAGTTTCTCGGCCAGCTGACGCGTGGTGGCCGCCTGGACTCTTTCTTCCTGTATATACACGAAGAAAAAGTCGCCCTCCTGCAGGCCAATCAGCCAATTACGGACCCAGGTACGGAATGGCTTTTTGAGGGAGAGTCACGAGGCACACACACAATGGTTAAGGCTGCGACTcttgaagaaaatgatgatactAACGAATTGGAAGACTATACTGACGAACACTACGAAGAAAGGAAGGCTTACCTCGAAAAGGTATTCTCcgttgaggatgaagatgatattGACGAACAGAAAGACAGCAATGAAGACAACTACAAAGAATGGGAGGCTTACCTCAAAAAGGTATTCTCcgttgaggatgaagatgatatcGACGAAATGGAAGACAGCAATGAAGCCAACTACAAAGAATGGAAGGCTTATCTGGAAAAGGTATTCtccgttgatgatgatgatgatggtgatgcagacgaggtgacctccgagttgcgggaagcctccgatgctggaaatgaaggagcagacgag gtgacctccgagttgcgggaagcctccgatgcagggaatgaaggagcagacgaggtgacctccgagttgcgggaagcctccgatgctggaaatgaaggagcagaagag gtgacctccgagttgcgggaagcctccgatgctggaaatgaaggagcagacgaggtgacctccgagttgcgggaagcctccgatgctggaaatgaaggagcagacgaggtgacctccgagttgcgggaagcctccgatgctggaaatgaaggagcagacgag gtgacctccgagttgcgggaagcctccgatgctggaaatgaaggagcagacgaggtgacctccgagttgcgggaagcctccgatgcagggaatgaaggagcagacgag gtgacctccgagttgcgggaagcctccgatgcagggaatgaaggagcagacgaggtgacctccgagttgcgggaagcctccgatgcagggaatgaaggagcagacgaggtgacctccgagttgcgggaagcctccgatgcagggaatgaaggagcagacgaggtgacctccgagttgcgggaagcctccgatgcagggaatgaaggagcagacgag gtgacctccgagttgcgggaagcctccgatgctggaaatgaaggagcagacgaggtgacctccgagttgcgggaagcctccgatgcagggaatgaaggagcacGTGAAGCAACGTCTGCAGACCAGGAAGTTCCCCATCAAGGCGAGTCATCTGCACCAGTGGCCGTctctgccacccccgccactgcctctcaCGCTTACCGCAGCCTGGCTGTGCCTCATAGATTCATCAGCCGCCTTGCAGGCCCCGAGGACCGCCACCTCGAGGATCTGCGGCGGAGCTATGGGGTACAAATCGCGCGGATTAAGCGAACCCTTCATGTGAAGGGCCACAGAGACTCAGTTCTGCAGTGCCACAACTTCATTCGTGCCAAAATAGCAGAGTGGCGGAGGTGCGAGACCGCTGAGGCTCATTAA
- the LOC126982652 gene encoding uncharacterized protein LOC126982652 isoform X28, whose translation MQVKICVALRCGGKRVARADLEEFLGQLTRGGRLDSFFLYIHEEKVALLQANQPITDPGTEWLFEGESRGTHTMVKAATLEENDDTNELEDYTDEHYEERKAYLEKVFSVEDEDDIDEQKDSNEDNYKEWEAYLKKVFSVEDEDDIDEMEDSNEANYKEWKAYLEKVFSVDDDDDGDADEVTSELREASDAGNEGADEVTSELREASDAGNEGADEVTSELREASDAGNEGAEEVTSELREASDAGNEGADEVTSELREASDAGNEGADEVTSELREASDAGNEGADEVTSELREASDAGNEGAEEVTSELREASDAGNEGADEVTSELREASDAGNEGADEVTSELREASDAGNEGADEVTSELREASDAGNEGADEVTSELREASDAGNEGAREATSADQEVPHQGESSAPVAVSATPATASHAYRSLAVPHRFISRLAGPEDRHLEDLRRSYGVQIARIKRTLHVKGHRDSVLQCHNFIRAKIAEWRRCETAEAH comes from the exons ATGCAGGTCAAAATCTGCGTGGCGCTGCGCTGCGGCGGGAAACGTGTGGCCCGCGCCGACCTGGAAGAGTTTCTCGGCCAGCTGACGCGTGGTGGCCGCCTGGACTCTTTCTTCCTGTATATACACGAAGAAAAAGTCGCCCTCCTGCAGGCCAATCAGCCAATTACGGACCCAGGTACGGAATGGCTTTTTGAGGGAGAGTCACGAGGCACACACACAATGGTTAAGGCTGCGACTcttgaagaaaatgatgatactAACGAATTGGAAGACTATACTGACGAACACTACGAAGAAAGGAAGGCTTACCTCGAAAAGGTATTCTCcgttgaggatgaagatgatattGACGAACAGAAAGACAGCAATGAAGACAACTACAAAGAATGGGAGGCTTACCTCAAAAAGGTATTCTCcgttgaggatgaagatgatatcGACGAAATGGAAGACAGCAATGAAGCCAACTACAAAGAATGGAAGGCTTATCTGGAAAAGGTATTCtccgttgatgatgatgatgatggtgatgcagacgaggtgacctccgagttgcgggaagcctccgatgctggaaatgaaggagcagacgag gtgacctccgagttgcgggaagcctccgatgcagggaatgaaggagcagacgaggtgacctccgagttgcgggaagcctccgatgctggaaatgaaggagcagaagag gtgacctccgagttgcgggaagcctccgatgctggaaatgaaggagcagacgaggtgacctccgagttgcgggaagcctccgatgctggaaatgaaggagcagacgaggtgacctccgagttgcgggaagcctccgatgctggaaatgaaggagcagacgag gtgacctccgagttgcgggaagcctccgatgcagggaatgaaggagcagaagag gtgacctccgagttgcgggaagcctccgatgcagggaatgaaggagcagacgaggtgacctccgagttgcgggaagcctccgatgcagggaatgaaggagcagacgaggtgacctccgagttgcgggaagcctccgatgcagggaatgaaggagcagacgag gtgacctccgagttgcgggaagcctccgatgctggaaatgaaggagcagacgaggtgacctccgagttgcgggaagcctccgatgcagggaatgaaggagcacGTGAAGCAACGTCTGCAGACCAGGAAGTTCCCCATCAAGGCGAGTCATCTGCACCAGTGGCCGTctctgccacccccgccactgcctctcaCGCTTACCGCAGCCTGGCTGTGCCTCATAGATTCATCAGCCGCCTTGCAGGCCCCGAGGACCGCCACCTCGAGGATCTGCGGCGGAGCTATGGGGTACAAATCGCGCGGATTAAGCGAACCCTTCATGTGAAGGGCCACAGAGACTCAGTTCTGCAGTGCCACAACTTCATTCGTGCCAAAATAGCAGAGTGGCGGAGGTGCGAGACCGCTGAGGCTCATTAA
- the LOC126982652 gene encoding uncharacterized protein LOC126982652 isoform X13 yields the protein MQVKICVALRCGGKRVARADLEEFLGQLTRGGRLDSFFLYIHEEKVALLQANQPITDPGTEWLFEGESRGTHTMVKAATLEENDDTNELEDYTDEHYEERKAYLEKVFSVEDEDDIDEQKDSNEDNYKEWEAYLKKVFSVEDEDDIDEMEDSNEANYKEWKAYLEKVFSVDDDDDGDADEVTSELREASDAGNEGADEVTSELREASDAGNEGADEVTSELREASDAGNEGAEEVTSELREASDAGNEGADEVTSELREASDAGNEGADEVTSELREASDAGNEGADEVTSELREASDAGNEGADEVTSELREASDAGNEGADEVTSELREASDAGNEGADEVTSELREASDAGNEGADEVTSELREASDAGNEGADEVTSELREASDAGNEGADEVTSELREASDAGNEGADEVTSELREASDAGNEGADEVTSELREASDAGNEGAREATSADQEVPHQGESSAPVAVSATPATASHAYRSLAVPHRFISRLAGPEDRHLEDLRRSYGVQIARIKRTLHVKGHRDSVLQCHNFIRAKIAEWRRCETAEAH from the exons ATGCAGGTCAAAATCTGCGTGGCGCTGCGCTGCGGCGGGAAACGTGTGGCCCGCGCCGACCTGGAAGAGTTTCTCGGCCAGCTGACGCGTGGTGGCCGCCTGGACTCTTTCTTCCTGTATATACACGAAGAAAAAGTCGCCCTCCTGCAGGCCAATCAGCCAATTACGGACCCAGGTACGGAATGGCTTTTTGAGGGAGAGTCACGAGGCACACACACAATGGTTAAGGCTGCGACTcttgaagaaaatgatgatactAACGAATTGGAAGACTATACTGACGAACACTACGAAGAAAGGAAGGCTTACCTCGAAAAGGTATTCTCcgttgaggatgaagatgatattGACGAACAGAAAGACAGCAATGAAGACAACTACAAAGAATGGGAGGCTTACCTCAAAAAGGTATTCTCcgttgaggatgaagatgatatcGACGAAATGGAAGACAGCAATGAAGCCAACTACAAAGAATGGAAGGCTTATCTGGAAAAGGTATTCtccgttgatgatgatgatgatggtgatgcagacgaggtgacctccgagttgcgggaagcctccgatgctggaaatgaaggagcagacgag gtgacctccgagttgcgggaagcctccgatgcagggaatgaaggagcagacgaggtgacctccgagttgcgggaagcctccgatgctggaaatgaaggagcagaagag gtgacctccgagttgcgggaagcctccgatgctggaaatgaaggagcagacgaggtgacctccgagttgcgggaagcctccgatgctggaaatgaaggagcagacgaggtgacctccgagttgcgggaagcctccgatgctggaaatgaaggagcagacgag gtgacctccgagttgcgggaagcctccgatgctggaaatgaaggagcagacgag gtgacctccgagttgcgggaagcctccgatgctggaaatgaaggagcagacgaggtgacctccgagttgcgggaagcctccgatgcagggaatgaaggagcagacgag gtgacctccgagttgcgggaagcctccgatgcagggaatgaaggagcagacgaggtgacctccgagttgcgggaagcctccgatgcagggaatgaaggagcagacgaggtgacctccgagttgcgggaagcctccgatgcagggaatgaaggagcagacgaggtgacctccgagttgcgggaagcctccgatgcagggaatgaaggagcagacgag gtgacctccgagttgcgggaagcctccgatgctggaaatgaaggagcagacgaggtgacctccgagttgcgggaagcctccgatgcagggaatgaaggagcacGTGAAGCAACGTCTGCAGACCAGGAAGTTCCCCATCAAGGCGAGTCATCTGCACCAGTGGCCGTctctgccacccccgccactgcctctcaCGCTTACCGCAGCCTGGCTGTGCCTCATAGATTCATCAGCCGCCTTGCAGGCCCCGAGGACCGCCACCTCGAGGATCTGCGGCGGAGCTATGGGGTACAAATCGCGCGGATTAAGCGAACCCTTCATGTGAAGGGCCACAGAGACTCAGTTCTGCAGTGCCACAACTTCATTCGTGCCAAAATAGCAGAGTGGCGGAGGTGCGAGACCGCTGAGGCTCATTAA
- the LOC126982652 gene encoding uncharacterized protein LOC126982652 isoform X22, whose product MQVKICVALRCGGKRVARADLEEFLGQLTRGGRLDSFFLYIHEEKVALLQANQPITDPGTEWLFEGESRGTHTMVKAATLEENDDTNELEDYTDEHYEERKAYLEKVFSVEDEDDIDEQKDSNEDNYKEWEAYLKKVFSVEDEDDIDEMEDSNEANYKEWKAYLEKVFSVDDDDDGDADEVTSELREASDAGNEGADEVTSELREASDAGNEGADEVTSELREASDAGNEGAEEVTSELREASDAGNEGADEVTSELREASDAGNEGADEVTSELREASDAGNEGADEVTSELREASDAGNEGADEVTSELREASDAGNEGADEVTSELREASDAGNEGADEVTSELREASDAGNEGADEVTSELREASDAGNEGADEVTSELREASDAGNEGADEVTSELREASDAGNEGAREATSADQEVPHQGESSAPVAVSATPATASHAYRSLAVPHRFISRLAGPEDRHLEDLRRSYGVQIARIKRTLHVKGHRDSVLQCHNFIRAKIAEWRRCETAEAH is encoded by the exons ATGCAGGTCAAAATCTGCGTGGCGCTGCGCTGCGGCGGGAAACGTGTGGCCCGCGCCGACCTGGAAGAGTTTCTCGGCCAGCTGACGCGTGGTGGCCGCCTGGACTCTTTCTTCCTGTATATACACGAAGAAAAAGTCGCCCTCCTGCAGGCCAATCAGCCAATTACGGACCCAGGTACGGAATGGCTTTTTGAGGGAGAGTCACGAGGCACACACACAATGGTTAAGGCTGCGACTcttgaagaaaatgatgatactAACGAATTGGAAGACTATACTGACGAACACTACGAAGAAAGGAAGGCTTACCTCGAAAAGGTATTCTCcgttgaggatgaagatgatattGACGAACAGAAAGACAGCAATGAAGACAACTACAAAGAATGGGAGGCTTACCTCAAAAAGGTATTCTCcgttgaggatgaagatgatatcGACGAAATGGAAGACAGCAATGAAGCCAACTACAAAGAATGGAAGGCTTATCTGGAAAAGGTATTCtccgttgatgatgatgatgatggtgatgcagacgaggtgacctccgagttgcgggaagcctccgatgctggaaatgaaggagcagacgag gtgacctccgagttgcgggaagcctccgatgcagggaatgaaggagcagacgaggtgacctccgagttgcgggaagcctccgatgctggaaatgaaggagcagaagag gtgacctccgagttgcgggaagcctccgatgctggaaatgaaggagcagacgaggtgacctccgagttgcgggaagcctccgatgctggaaatgaaggagcagacgaggtgacctccgagttgcgggaagcctccgatgctggaaatgaaggagcagacgag gtgacctccgagttgcgggaagcctccgatgctggaaatgaaggagcagacgag gtgacctccgagttgcgggaagcctccgatgcagggaatgaaggagcagacgaggtgacctccgagttgcgggaagcctccgatgcagggaatgaaggagcagacgaggtgacctccgagttgcgggaagcctccgatgcagggaatgaaggagcagacgaggtgacctccgagttgcgggaagcctccgatgcagggaatgaaggagcagacgag gtgacctccgagttgcgggaagcctccgatgctggaaatgaaggagcagacgaggtgacctccgagttgcgggaagcctccgatgcagggaatgaaggagcacGTGAAGCAACGTCTGCAGACCAGGAAGTTCCCCATCAAGGCGAGTCATCTGCACCAGTGGCCGTctctgccacccccgccactgcctctcaCGCTTACCGCAGCCTGGCTGTGCCTCATAGATTCATCAGCCGCCTTGCAGGCCCCGAGGACCGCCACCTCGAGGATCTGCGGCGGAGCTATGGGGTACAAATCGCGCGGATTAAGCGAACCCTTCATGTGAAGGGCCACAGAGACTCAGTTCTGCAGTGCCACAACTTCATTCGTGCCAAAATAGCAGAGTGGCGGAGGTGCGAGACCGCTGAGGCTCATTAA